From the Hevea brasiliensis isolate MT/VB/25A 57/8 chromosome 15, ASM3005281v1, whole genome shotgun sequence genome, one window contains:
- the LOC110671651 gene encoding serine hydroxymethyltransferase 4-like — protein MDPVNAWGNSPLHTVDPEIHHLIEKEKRRQCTGIELIASENFTSFAVIEAIGSPLTSFVGLIDDIENLCRSRALQAFHLDPTKWGVNVQPYSGSPANFTAYTAVLQPHDRIMGLDLPSGGHLTHGYYTSSGKKISATSIFFESLPYKVNSQTGYIDHDKLEEKAMDFRPRLIICGGSAYPRDWDYARFRSVADKCGALLLCDMAHISGLVAAQEAANPFEYCDIVTTTTHKSLRGPRAGMIFYRKGPKPAKKGQPDDAVFDLEDKINFAVCPSLQGAPHNNQIGALAVALKQAMTPGFKAYAKQVKANAVALGNYLMNKGYKLVTGGTENHLVLWDLRPLGLTGNKVEKLCDLCNITVNKNAVFGDSSALAPGGVRIGTPAMTSRGLVEGDFEQIGEFLHRAVTITLSIQKEHGKLLKDFNKGLVNNKDIEALKADVEKFASSFDMPGFLMSEMKYKN, from the exons ATGGATCCAGTGAACGCTTGGGGCAATTCTCCCCTGCACACCGTGGACCCAGAAATCCACCACTTGATCGAGAAGGAGAAGCGCCGCCAATGCACAGGAATCGAGCTCATAGCGTCCGAGAACTTCACCTCCTTCGCTGTCATTGAGGCCATTGGCAGTCCCCTCACCTCCTTCGTTGGCTTGATCGACGATATCGAGAACCTGTGCCGTTCCCGCGCTCTTCAAGCTTTCCATCTCGACCCCACCAAATGGGGCGTTAATGTCCAGCCTTATTCCGGTTCTCCGGCTAATTTCACGGCCTACACTGCCGTTCTTCAGCCCCACGACAGGATCATGGGGTTGGACCTTCCTTCCGGTGGTCATTTGACTCATGGGTACTACACCTCTAGTGGCAAGAAGATCTCTGCTACCTCGATTTTCTTTGAAAGCTTGCCTTACAAGGTTAACTCTCAAACTGGGTACATTGATCATGATAAGCTGGAGGAGAAGGCAATGGATTTTAGGCCCAGGTTGATCATCTGTGGTGGCAGTGCTTACCCGAGGGACTGGGATTACGCTAGGTTCAGGTCTGTTGCGGACAAGTGCGGTGCGCTGTTGCTTTGCGATATGGCTCACATTAGTGGCCTCGTAGCTGCTCag GAAGCTGCCAACCCTTTTGAGTACTGTGATATTGTTACAACCACCACCCACAAAAGCTTGAGGGGTCCCAGGGCTGGTATGATCTTCTACCGGAAGGGGCCTAAACCAGCCAAAAAGGGCCAGCCAGACGATGCAGTTTTTGACTTAGAAGACAAGATCAACTTCGCAGTTTGCCCCTCTCTTCAGGGTGCTCCCCACAACAACCAGATTGGTGCTTTGGCTGTTGCATTGAAACAGGCCATGACCCCTGGGTTCAAGGCTTACGCTAAACAAGTCAAGGCAAATGCAGTTGCTCTTGGAAACTACTTGATGAACAAGGGATACAAGCTAGTCACTGGAGGAACTGAGAACCACCTTGTTCTCTGGGATCTTCGACCTCTTGGATTGACTG GCAACAAGGTTGAAAAGTTATGTGACCTTTGCAACATCACTGTAAACAAAAATGCTGTGTTTGGTGACAGCAGCGCTTTGGCTCCTGGAGGTGTAAGAATTG GTACCCCGGCCATGACTTCAAGGGGTTTGGTTGAGGGAGACTTTGAGCAAATTGGAGAATTCCTTCACCGTGCTGTAACCATCACTTTGAGCATCCAGAAGGAACATGGAAAGCTCCTGAAGGACTTCAATAAGGGTCTGGTAAACAACAAGGACATTGAGGCCCTCAAGGCTGATGTTGAGAAGTTTGCTTCCTCCTTTGACATGCCTGGTTTCCTGATGTCCGAAATGAAGTACAAGAATTAG
- the LOC110671650 gene encoding serine hydroxymethyltransferase 4 produces the protein MDPVSVWGNSPLHTVDPEIHDLIEKEKRRQCTGIELIASENFTSFAVIEALGSALTNKYSEGMPGNRYYGGNEFIDEIENLCRSRALQAFHLEPTKWGVNVQPYSGSPANFAAYTAVLQPHDRIMGLDLPSGGHLTHGYYTSGGKKISATSIYFESLPYKVNSQTGYLDYDKLEEKAMDFRPRLIICGGSAYPRDWDYARFRSVADKCGALLLCDMAHISGLVAAQEAANPFEYCDIVTTTTHKSLRGPRAGMIFYRKGPKPAKKGQPEDAVYDFEDKINFAVFPSLQGGPHNHQIGALAVALKQAMTPGFKAYAKQVKANAVALGNYLMSKGYKLVTAGTENHLVLWDLRPLGLTGNKVEKLCDLCNITVNKNAVFGDSSALAPGGVRIGTPAMTSRGLVEGDFEQIAEFLHRAVTITLSIQKEHGKLLKDFNKGLVNNKDIEALKADVEKFASSFDMPGFLMSEMKYKN, from the exons ATGGATCCAGTGAGCGTTTGGGGCAATTCTCCCCTGCACACTGTGGACCCAGAAATCCACGACTTGATCGAGAAGGAGAAGCGCCGCCAATGTACCGGAATCGAGCTTATCGCCTCCGAGAACTTCACCTCCTTCGCTGTCATTGAGGCCCTTGGCAGTGCCCTCACTAACAAGTACTCTGAGGGCATGCCCGGCAACCGTTACTACGGTGGCAATGAGTTTATCGACGAGATCGAGAACCTCTGCCGTTCCCGCGCTCTTCAAGCTTTCCATCTCGAACCCACCAAATGGGGCGTTAATGTCCAGCCTTATTCCGGTTCTCCGGCTAATTTCGCAGCCTACACTGCCGTTCTTCAGCCCCACGACCGGATCATGGGGTTGGACCTTCCTTCCGGTGGTCATTTGACTCATGGGTACTACACCTCTGGTGGCAAGAAGATCTCCGCTACCTCGATTTATTTTGAGAGCTTGCCTTATAAGGTTAACTCTCAAACTGGGTACCTTGATTATGATAAGTTGGAGGAGAAGGCAATGGATTTTAGGCCCAGGTTGATCATCTGTGGTGGCAGTGCTTACCCCAGGGATTGGGATTACGCTAGGTTCAGGTCTGTTGCGGACAAGTGCGGTGCGCTTTTGCTTTGTGATATGGCTCACATTAGTGGTCTCGTTGCTGCTCAG GAAGCTGCCAACCCTTTTGAGTACTGTGATATTGTCACAACCACCACCCACAAAAGCTTGAGGGGTCCCAGGGCTGGTATGATCTTCTACCGGAAGGGGCCTAAACCAGCCAAGAAGGGCCAGCCAGAGGATGCAGTTTATGACTTTGAAGACAAGATCAACTTTGCAGTTTTCCCCTCTCTTCAGGGTGGTCCCCACAATCACCAGATTGGTGCTCTGGCTGTTGCATTGAAACAGGCCATGACCCCTGGGTTCAAGGCTTACGCCAAACAAGTCAAGGCAAATGCAGTTGCCCTTGGAAACTACTTGATGAGCAAGGGATACAAGCTAGTCACTGCAGGAACTGAGAACCACCTTGTCCTGTGGGATCTTCGGCCTCTTGGATTGACTG GCAACAAGGTTGAAAAGTTGTGTGACCTTTGCAATATCACTGTAAACAAAAATGCTGTGTTTGGTGACAGCAGTGCTTTGGCTCCTGGAGGTGTAAGAATCG GGACCCCGGCCATGACTTCAAGAGGTTTGGTTGAGGGGGACTTTGAGCAAATTGCAGAATTCCTCCACCGTGCTGTAACCATCACTCTGAGCATTCAGAAAGAACATGGAAAGCTGTTGAAGGACTTCAACAAGGGTCTGGTGAACAACAAGGACATTGAGGCTCTCAAGGCTGATGTTGAGAAGTTTGCTTCCTCCTTTGACATGCCTGGTTTCCTGATGTCCGAAATGAAGTATAAGAATTAG
- the LOC110671659 gene encoding UDP-glucuronate 4-epimerase 6, giving the protein MASPPDTSKTIKLERYNSYLRRIHSTKVLNASSKLLFRATLLIALVLILFFTINYPPLSDHPQHLHHPHHHSFLSTSFFASSSAVGGAAWEKKIRHSSTPRRPNGFSVLVTGAAGFVGSHCCLALKKRGDGVLGLDNFNSYYDPSLKRDRQKLLLKHQVFIVEGDLNDAPLLAKLFDVVPFTHILHLAAQAGVRYAMQNPQSYVSSNIAGFVNLLEVAKAANPQPAIVWASSSSVYGLNTQVPFSETHRTDQPASLYAATKKAGEEIAHTYNHIYGLSLTGLRFFTVYGPWGRPDMAYFFFTKDILQGKPIDIYQTQDEKQVARDFTYIDDVVKGCVGALDTARKSTGSGGKKKGPAQLRVYNLGNTSPVPVGKLVSILESLLNTKAKKHVIKMPRNGDVPYTHANVSLAYRDFGYKPTTDLSSGLRKFVKWYVSYYGIHTRVKKDSEIRSEHPED; this is encoded by the coding sequence ATGGCTTCTCCACCAGACACAAGCAAGACCATAAAGCTTGAGAGGTATAACAGCTACCTTCGCAGGATTCACAGTACTAAAGTACTCAATGCCTCCTCTAAGCTTCTCTTCCGCGCCACTCTCCTTATTGCTCTTGTTCTTATTCTTTTCTTCACCATTAATtaccctcctctttctgatcatcCTCAACATCTCCACCATCCCCACCACCACAGCTTCCTCTCCACCTCTTtctttgcctcttcctctgctgtcGGTGGCGCCGCCTGGGAAAAAAAGATCCGTCACTCCTCTACCCCTCGAAGGCCCAATGGTTTCTCTGTCTTGGTCACTGGTGCTGCTGGGTTTGTTGGATCACACTGCTGTCTTGCCTTGAAAAAGAGAGGAGACGGGGTTCTTGGGTTGGATAATTTCAACAGCTATTACGACCCATCATTGAAAAGGGACAGACAGAAACTTCTGCTCAAACACCAAGTGTTTATCGTTGAAGGAGACCTCAATGATGCACCATTGTTAGCCAAGCTCTTTGACGTTGTGCCCTTCACTCATATCCTGCATCTGGCAGCTCAGGCTGGGGTTCGCTATGCCATGCAAAACCCACAATCCTACGTTAGCTCAAACATTGCAGGTTTCGTCAATCTTCTCGAGGTTGCCAAAGCAGCAAATCCACAACCAGCCATCGTCTGGGCTTCTTCTAGCTCCGTTTATGGTCTTAACACCCAAGTCCCCTTCTCTGAAACGCACAGGACAGATCAACCTGCCAGTCTTTATGCAGCTACAAAGAAAGCAGGAGAAGAAATTGCCCATACTTACAACCATATCTACGGGCTTTCCCTTACAGGGCTAAGATTTTTTACAGTTTATGGTCCCTGGGGAAGACCTGACATGGCTTACTTCTTCTTTACAAAGGATATTTTACAAGGCAAACCCATAGATATATACCAGACACAGGATGAGAAACAGGTGGCTCGTGACTTCACATATATTGACGATGTGGTGAAAGGGTGTGTAGGGGCCTTGGACACGGCGAGGAAGAGCACAGGAAGCGGTGGAAAAAAGAAAGGGCCAGCACAGCTAAGAGTATACAATCTTGGAAACACATCCCCTGTTCCTGTAGGGAAATTGGTTTCGATATTGGAATCCTTACTGAACACAAAAGCCAAGAAGCATGTGATTAAGATGCCAAGAAATGGGGACGTGCCCTATACACATGCCAATGTAAGCTTGGCTTACAGAGACTTTGGGTACAAGCCAACCACAGATTTGAGCTCAGGATTGAGGAAATTTGTCAAGTGGTATGTAAGTTATTATGGGATTCATACAAGGGTAAAAAAGGATAGTGAAATCAGAAGTGAGCATCCCGAGGATTGA